In the Streptomyces sp. BHT-5-2 genome, one interval contains:
- a CDS encoding LysR family transcriptional regulator — MSGPPAPAGAVGAPGLELRELECFLVLSEELHFGRTGERLYVSQSRISQLLRSLESRIGARLVDRTSRRVRLTPLGEEFHASLRPAYDALRATVDSARAAARGIEGRLTIGFQGTADDRIMRAIDAFHARHPGCVTQIVEVPLCDPFGALRSGAVDVAVTLLPVAEPDLVLGAVFSAQQQTVALSVRHPLASRASLSAEELAGLPLISPDGPAPVYWRTAQAPTATPGGRPIPAGPRVSTLQEGLTLTAAGRGGMLLCRPTAEYHGRRDVVFVPVTGLPHSALGVVHHAARETARVRAFTTTVRDVTAVTSMPPGGANDQERRGM, encoded by the coding sequence ATGAGTGGTCCGCCCGCGCCCGCCGGCGCCGTCGGCGCGCCCGGACTCGAACTCCGCGAGCTGGAGTGCTTCCTGGTCCTCTCCGAGGAGCTGCACTTCGGCCGCACCGGCGAGCGGCTCTACGTCTCCCAGAGCCGGATCAGCCAGCTACTGCGCTCCCTGGAGTCCCGAATCGGGGCGCGCCTGGTGGACCGCACCAGCCGCCGGGTCCGCCTCACGCCGCTGGGCGAGGAGTTCCACGCGTCGCTGCGCCCGGCCTACGACGCGCTGCGTGCCACGGTGGACAGCGCCCGCGCGGCCGCCCGCGGCATCGAGGGCCGGCTCACCATCGGCTTCCAGGGGACCGCGGACGACCGGATCATGCGGGCCATCGACGCCTTCCACGCCCGGCATCCGGGCTGCGTCACACAGATCGTCGAGGTCCCGCTGTGCGACCCGTTCGGCGCGCTGCGGAGCGGTGCGGTGGACGTGGCGGTGACGCTGCTCCCGGTTGCCGAGCCCGATCTCGTCCTGGGAGCGGTGTTCTCGGCGCAGCAGCAGACGGTGGCGCTGTCCGTGCGGCACCCGCTGGCGTCCCGCGCCTCGCTGAGCGCCGAGGAGCTGGCAGGGTTGCCCCTGATCTCCCCGGACGGTCCGGCGCCGGTGTACTGGCGCACCGCCCAGGCACCCACCGCCACCCCCGGGGGCCGCCCCATACCGGCCGGCCCCCGGGTGAGCACCCTCCAGGAGGGGCTGACGCTGACCGCGGCGGGCCGGGGCGGAATGCTGCTGTGCCGGCCGACGGCGGAGTACCACGGGCGCCGTGACGTCGTCTTCGTCCCCGTCACCGGACTGCCGCACTCGGCGCTGGGAGTGGTGCACCACGCGGCCCGGGAGACCGCCCGGGTCCGTGCCTTCACGACCACCGTGCGGGATGTGACGGCAGTCACTTCGATGCCGCCCGGAGGGGCGAACGACCAAGAACGGCGCGGGATGTGA
- a CDS encoding FHA domain-containing protein, whose protein sequence is MSELTLTVMRLGFLAVLWLFVIVAVQVIRSDLFGTRVTQRGAARRGGPEPRTQRQTAAPQQQRRQESGGRGGNRQRRGSPTKLVVSEGTLAGTTVALQGQTITLGRAHDSTIVLDDDYASSRHARIYPDRDGQWIVEDLGSTNGTYLDRTRLTTATPIPLGAPIRIGKTVIELRK, encoded by the coding sequence ATGTCAGAGCTGACCCTCACGGTCATGCGGTTGGGTTTCCTCGCCGTACTGTGGCTGTTCGTCATCGTGGCCGTCCAGGTCATCCGCAGCGATCTGTTCGGCACGCGCGTCACACAGCGCGGTGCCGCCCGGCGCGGCGGCCCGGAACCGCGCACCCAGCGGCAGACCGCCGCTCCCCAGCAGCAGCGCCGCCAGGAGTCCGGCGGCCGCGGCGGGAACCGGCAGCGGCGCGGGTCCCCCACCAAGCTGGTGGTCTCCGAAGGCACGCTGGCCGGTACGACCGTCGCCCTGCAGGGCCAGACGATCACGCTGGGGCGGGCGCACGACTCCACCATCGTGCTGGACGACGACTACGCGTCCAGCAGGCATGCCAGGATCTACCCGGACCGTGACGGCCAGTGGATCGTCGAGGACCTCGGTTCCACGAACGGCACGTACCTTGACCGGACCCGACTGACGACCGCGACTCCGATTCCCCTGGGAGCCCCGATCCGCATCGGCAAGACCGTCATCGAGCTGCGGAAGTAG
- a CDS encoding FMN-dependent NADH-azoreductase, protein MATLLLIDSSVFPEGGSASRAVTAAFRRTWEEQHPDGTVIHRDLAADPLPHLDGVAASSAFADPATHSPEQQAAFALRNELAEELERADVIVIGAPMYNWTIPSTLKAWLDQTIIMGRTAGENPSAKGKPVVVVASRGGSYAPGTPRESFEYVQNYLGAVLNGGFGLEVEFIVPELTMAASNPAMAELVPLFEASRAKAHEQAEARAKELVARFTA, encoded by the coding sequence ATGGCTACGCTCCTGCTCATCGACTCCTCCGTCTTCCCCGAGGGCGGCTCCGCGTCCCGTGCGGTGACCGCCGCGTTCCGCAGGACCTGGGAGGAGCAGCACCCCGACGGCACCGTCATCCACCGCGACCTGGCCGCCGACCCGCTGCCGCACCTCGACGGCGTCGCCGCCTCCTCCGCGTTCGCCGACCCGGCCACCCACTCCCCGGAGCAGCAGGCCGCCTTCGCGCTGCGCAACGAGCTGGCCGAGGAACTGGAGCGGGCCGACGTCATCGTCATAGGCGCGCCCATGTACAACTGGACGATCCCGTCGACCCTGAAGGCGTGGCTCGACCAGACGATCATCATGGGCCGCACCGCCGGCGAGAACCCGTCGGCGAAGGGCAAGCCGGTCGTCGTGGTGGCCAGCCGCGGCGGCTCCTACGCGCCGGGCACGCCGCGCGAGTCCTTCGAGTACGTGCAGAACTACCTGGGGGCCGTGCTGAACGGCGGCTTCGGCCTCGAGGTGGAGTTCATCGTGCCGGAGCTGACGATGGCGGCGAGCAACCCGGCGATGGCCGAGCTGGTGCCGCTGTTCGAGGCTTCCCGGGCCAAGGCCCACGAGCAGGCGGAGGCCCGGGCCAAGGAGCTGGTGGCGCGCTTCACCGCCTGA
- a CDS encoding penicillin-binding protein 2 yields MNKPLRRVAVFCGLLVLALLVRVNWVQFVESDQLKNDPHNRRVAIERYSTPRGNIIVDGKAVTGSVTTDTGDFKYKRTYKNGKMWAPVTGYASQAFDSNQLEKLNDAILTGSDDRLFFSRTVDMFTGGKQKGGNVVTTLDAKAQKAAFDGLGDKKGAVVALNPETGAILALASTPSYDPSTFAGMTDKDAAAYNALQKKNDPDDPMLNRALRQTYPPGSTFKVVTAAAALENGLYTDVDAKTNSPVPYILPDTAHQPLNNEGSIACENVSLREALRLSCNTVFGKVSADLGNAKMKAEAEKFGFNNARIDTPVRAAESVFPKDNRPQNAMAGIGQASNRATPLQMAMVASAVANGGKLMKPYMVEQLVAPNLNVVQQHTPQEMSRPLSPENAQKLQSMMETVVKEGTGTSAQIDGATVGGKTGTAQHGENNKDNPYAWFISYAKTGKGTPVAVAVVIEGSDTLRGDIAGGKLAAPIAKGVMEAVIEGEK; encoded by the coding sequence GTGAACAAGCCACTGCGACGGGTCGCGGTCTTCTGCGGCCTGCTCGTCCTCGCCCTGCTCGTCCGCGTGAACTGGGTGCAGTTCGTCGAGAGCGACCAGCTCAAGAACGATCCGCACAACCGCCGGGTGGCGATCGAGCGCTACAGCACGCCGCGCGGCAACATCATCGTCGACGGCAAGGCCGTCACCGGCTCGGTGACCACCGACACCGGCGACTTCAAGTACAAGCGCACGTACAAGAACGGCAAGATGTGGGCCCCGGTGACGGGCTACGCGTCGCAGGCGTTCGACTCCAACCAGCTGGAGAAGCTGAACGACGCGATCCTGACCGGCAGCGACGACCGGCTCTTCTTCAGCCGCACGGTGGACATGTTCACCGGCGGCAAGCAGAAGGGCGGGAACGTGGTGACCACCCTGGACGCCAAGGCGCAGAAGGCGGCGTTCGACGGGCTCGGGGACAAGAAGGGCGCGGTGGTCGCGCTCAACCCGGAGACCGGGGCGATCCTGGCGCTGGCCAGCACGCCGTCGTACGACCCGTCGACGTTCGCGGGGATGACGGACAAGGACGCCGCCGCGTACAACGCGTTGCAGAAGAAGAACGACCCCGACGACCCGATGCTGAACCGGGCGTTGCGGCAGACCTACCCGCCGGGCTCCACGTTCAAGGTGGTCACGGCCGCCGCGGCGCTGGAGAACGGCCTGTACACCGATGTCGACGCCAAGACCAACTCGCCGGTGCCGTACATCCTGCCGGACACCGCGCACCAGCCGCTGAACAACGAGGGCAGCATCGCCTGCGAGAACGTGTCGCTGCGGGAGGCCCTGCGGCTCTCCTGCAACACCGTCTTCGGCAAGGTCAGCGCGGACCTCGGCAACGCGAAGATGAAGGCCGAGGCGGAGAAGTTCGGCTTCAACAACGCGCGGATCGACACTCCGGTGCGGGCCGCGGAGAGCGTCTTCCCCAAGGACAACCGGCCGCAGAACGCGATGGCCGGCATCGGGCAGGCGTCGAACCGCGCCACGCCGCTGCAGATGGCGATGGTCGCGTCGGCGGTCGCCAACGGCGGCAAGCTGATGAAGCCGTACATGGTCGAGCAGCTGGTGGCGCCGAACCTCAACGTGGTGCAGCAGCACACGCCGCAGGAGATGAGCCGGCCGCTGAGCCCGGAGAACGCCCAGAAGCTCCAGAGCATGATGGAGACCGTGGTCAAGGAGGGCACGGGCACCAGCGCGCAGATCGACGGCGCGACGGTGGGCGGCAAGACCGGTACCGCGCAGCACGGCGAGAACAACAAGGACAATCCGTACGCCTGGTTCATCTCGTACGCGAAGACCGGCAAGGGCACGCCGGTCGCGGTGGCGGTGGTGATCGAGGGGTCGGACACCCTGCGCGGCGACATCGCCGGCGGCAAGCTCGCCGCTCCGATCGCGAAGGGCGTGATGGAGGCGGTCATCGAAGGCGAGAAGTGA
- a CDS encoding helix-turn-helix domain-containing protein gives MADQGETMCRQVDGRMTRVFELFGKRWTGLIVATLMPGPVHFADLRRAIPGISERMLSDRLMELAGTGLVVREVAAGPPLRVSYRLTEAGLAMEPALKELGRWAETYLADGGQCPERFRK, from the coding sequence ATGGCGGACCAGGGCGAGACGATGTGCAGACAGGTCGACGGCCGGATGACACGCGTCTTCGAGCTGTTCGGGAAGCGCTGGACGGGCCTGATCGTGGCCACCCTCATGCCCGGCCCCGTTCACTTCGCCGACCTGCGGCGGGCCATCCCCGGCATCAGCGAGCGGATGCTCTCCGACCGCCTGATGGAACTGGCCGGCACCGGCCTGGTCGTCCGCGAGGTCGCCGCCGGGCCGCCGCTGCGCGTCTCCTACCGGCTCACCGAGGCCGGCCTGGCCATGGAGCCCGCCCTCAAGGAACTGGGCCGCTGGGCCGAGACCTACCTCGCCGACGGCGGGCAGTGCCCGGAGCGCTTCCGGAAGTAG
- a CDS encoding PP2C family serine/threonine-protein phosphatase, with the protein MSLSLRFAAGSHKGMIREGNEDSGYAGPRLLAIADGMGGQAAGEVASSEVISTLVQLDDDVPGSDILTSLGTAVQRANDQLRMMVEEDPQLEGMGTTLTALLWTGQRLGLVHVGDSRAYLLRDGVLTQITQDHTWVQRLVDEGRITEEEATTHPQRSLLMRALGSGDHVEPDLSIREVRAGDRYLICSDGLSGVVSHQTLEETLAGYQGPHETIQELIQLALRGGGPDNITCIVADVLDVDGNEAAAGQFNDTPVVVGAVAENQHQLNDPSTLQTPAARAAELGRRDSQHTPGGAFGPPGSGGPEVGGMPQGSFGAFTDEDFLKPRRRGKWLKASLITVLALGVIGGGLYAGYQWTQTQYFVGAKDDHVALYRGISQDLAWIKLNSVDEDHPEIELKYLPVYQRNQVKETIAVDNRNQAGEKVTELGKQAHACQAKEQREAAERAAAAAKGKGGQAGKPGTPTAGAKPGTADGSGVAGTLSAAAGTTPTPTPGQTPSEEQQKLEKNCSTQQ; encoded by the coding sequence ATGAGTCTGTCCCTGCGCTTCGCCGCCGGATCGCACAAGGGCATGATCCGCGAGGGCAACGAGGACTCCGGCTACGCCGGGCCGCGGCTGCTCGCCATCGCGGACGGCATGGGCGGCCAGGCCGCCGGCGAGGTCGCCTCCTCCGAGGTGATCTCCACGCTCGTCCAGCTCGACGACGACGTCCCCGGTTCGGACATCCTCACCTCGCTGGGCACCGCCGTGCAGCGCGCCAACGACCAGCTGCGGATGATGGTCGAGGAGGACCCCCAGCTGGAGGGCATGGGGACGACCCTGACCGCGCTGCTGTGGACGGGCCAGCGGCTCGGCCTGGTGCACGTCGGCGACTCCCGGGCGTATCTGCTGCGGGACGGGGTGCTGACCCAGATCACGCAGGACCACACCTGGGTGCAGCGGCTGGTCGACGAGGGCCGGATCACCGAGGAGGAGGCCACCACCCATCCGCAGCGGTCGCTGCTGATGCGGGCGCTGGGCAGCGGCGACCACGTCGAGCCGGACCTGTCGATCCGCGAGGTGCGGGCCGGGGACCGGTATCTGATCTGCTCGGACGGGCTGTCCGGAGTGGTCAGCCACCAAACGCTGGAAGAGACCCTGGCCGGCTACCAGGGTCCGCACGAGACGATCCAGGAACTGATCCAGCTCGCGCTGCGCGGCGGCGGTCCGGACAACATCACCTGCATCGTCGCCGACGTCCTGGACGTGGACGGCAACGAGGCGGCGGCCGGGCAGTTCAACGACACCCCGGTCGTCGTCGGCGCGGTCGCCGAGAACCAGCACCAGCTGAACGACCCCAGCACGCTCCAGACGCCGGCGGCGCGCGCCGCCGAGCTGGGCCGCCGGGACTCCCAGCACACTCCGGGGGGCGCCTTCGGGCCGCCCGGAAGCGGGGGCCCGGAGGTCGGCGGGATGCCGCAGGGCTCGTTCGGGGCGTTCACGGACGAGGACTTCCTCAAGCCGCGGCGGCGCGGCAAGTGGCTGAAGGCGTCGCTGATCACGGTGCTGGCGCTGGGTGTGATCGGCGGCGGGCTGTACGCGGGCTACCAGTGGACGCAGACGCAGTACTTCGTCGGTGCCAAGGACGACCATGTCGCGCTGTACCGCGGCATCAGCCAGGACCTGGCCTGGATCAAGCTGAACTCGGTCGACGAGGACCACCCCGAGATCGAACTCAAGTACCTGCCGGTGTACCAGCGCAACCAGGTCAAGGAGACCATCGCGGTCGACAACCGCAACCAGGCCGGCGAGAAGGTCACCGAGCTCGGCAAGCAGGCGCACGCCTGCCAGGCCAAGGAGCAGCGGGAGGCCGCCGAGCGCGCGGCCGCGGCCGCCAAGGGCAAGGGCGGCCAGGCCGGCAAGCCCGGTACGCCCACCGCCGGCGCCAAGCCCGGTACGGCCGACGGAAGCGGCGTGGCCGGCACACTGTCCGCGGCGGCCGGCACCACCCCCACGCCCACCCCCGGTCAGACTCCGTCCGAGGAGCAGCAGAAGCTGGAGAAGAATTGCAGCACCCAGCAGTGA
- a CDS encoding DUF3662 and FHA domain-containing protein, with the protein MGVLKRFEQRLEGLVNGTFAKVFKSEVQPVEIAGALQRECDNNASIWNRDRTVVPNDFIVELSTPDYERLSPYSGQLGDELSGMVRDYAKQQRYTFMGPIKVHLEKAEDLDTGLYRVRSRTLASSTSQDRPGGQAAAARSTGGPPQAGGHVAPPMPSSPPPGAAPAPRTGAPGAGPQPYAQTRRWIEINGTRHQISRPTLVLGRSTDADVRIDDPGVSRRHCEIRVGTPPTVQDLGSTNGIVVDGQHTTRASLRDGSRIVVGSTTIVYRQAEG; encoded by the coding sequence GTGGGAGTACTGAAGCGCTTCGAGCAGCGACTCGAAGGTCTCGTCAACGGCACCTTCGCCAAGGTGTTCAAGTCCGAAGTGCAGCCCGTCGAGATCGCCGGCGCGCTGCAGCGCGAGTGCGACAACAACGCCAGCATCTGGAACCGCGACCGCACGGTCGTCCCCAATGACTTCATCGTCGAGCTGAGCACCCCGGACTACGAGCGGCTGAGCCCGTACAGCGGCCAGCTCGGCGACGAGCTGTCGGGCATGGTCCGTGACTACGCCAAGCAGCAGCGGTACACCTTCATGGGCCCGATCAAGGTCCACCTGGAGAAGGCCGAGGACCTCGACACCGGTCTGTACCGCGTCCGCAGCCGCACCCTCGCCTCCAGCACGTCCCAGGACCGGCCCGGCGGCCAGGCCGCGGCGGCCCGCTCCACCGGCGGTCCGCCCCAGGCGGGCGGCCATGTGGCCCCGCCCATGCCGTCGTCCCCGCCGCCCGGCGCGGCGCCCGCGCCCCGTACGGGAGCGCCCGGTGCCGGGCCGCAGCCCTACGCCCAGACCCGGCGCTGGATCGAGATCAACGGCACCCGCCACCAGATCTCGCGCCCGACCCTCGTGCTGGGCCGCAGCACCGATGCCGACGTGCGGATCGACGACCCGGGAGTCTCCCGGCGGCACTGCGAGATCCGGGTCGGCACGCCTCCCACGGTCCAGGATCTGGGTTCCACCAACGGCATCGTGGTGGACGGGCAGCACACCACCCGCGCTAGTCTCCGCGACGGCTCGCGGATCGTCGTGGGCAGTACCACCATCGTTTACCGGCAAGCCGAAGGGTGA
- a CDS encoding FtsW/RodA/SpoVE family cell cycle protein — protein MSSTTTTTTVGTFAAPSRRNTELALLVFAVLIPVFAYVNVGLAKDGSVPAGALGYTLGLGLLAGVTHLVVRKWAPYADPLMLPVATLLNGLGLVFIWRLDQEPKISTPQLGGAMAPGQLMWSTLGVALFLGVLVFLKDHRVLQRYTYISMVVALVLLIAPIFFPARFGARIWITIPGVGSLQPGEFAKIIIAIFFAGYLMVKRDALALASRRFMGLYLPRGRDLGPILVIWALSLMILVFETDLGTSLLFFGLFVVMLYVATERTSWIVFGLLLSAGGAVAVATFESHVQVRVHNWLNPLELQNGGVTETAQSMYSFGSGGLMGSGLGQGYSRLIGGIAPKSDYILATVGEEIGLAGLMAILLLYGLLIERGIRTALAARDPFGKLLAVGLSGAFALQVFVVAGGVTGLIPLTGMTMPFLAQGGSSVIANWALVGILLRISDTARRPAPAPAPSTDAEMTQVVRP, from the coding sequence ATGAGCAGTACGACGACCACGACGACCGTGGGTACGTTCGCCGCGCCGAGCCGCCGCAACACCGAGCTGGCCCTGCTGGTCTTCGCGGTGCTGATCCCGGTGTTCGCCTATGTCAACGTCGGTCTGGCGAAGGACGGTTCGGTGCCCGCGGGGGCGCTGGGCTACACGCTGGGGCTGGGGCTGCTGGCGGGGGTCACGCATCTCGTGGTGCGCAAGTGGGCGCCGTACGCGGATCCGTTGATGCTGCCCGTCGCGACACTGCTGAACGGTCTGGGGCTGGTGTTCATCTGGCGGCTCGACCAGGAGCCGAAGATCAGCACGCCGCAGCTGGGCGGTGCCATGGCGCCGGGGCAGCTGATGTGGTCGACGCTGGGCGTCGCGCTCTTCCTGGGTGTGCTGGTCTTCCTCAAGGACCACCGTGTGCTGCAGCGCTACACCTACATCTCGATGGTGGTGGCGCTGGTCCTGCTGATCGCCCCGATCTTCTTCCCGGCCCGTTTCGGCGCGCGCATCTGGATCACGATCCCGGGTGTCGGTTCGCTGCAGCCCGGCGAGTTCGCGAAGATCATCATCGCGATCTTCTTCGCGGGCTATCTGATGGTGAAGCGGGACGCGCTGGCGCTGGCCAGCCGCCGCTTCATGGGCCTGTACCTCCCCCGTGGCCGGGACCTCGGCCCGATCCTGGTGATCTGGGCGCTGAGCCTGATGATCCTGGTCTTCGAGACCGACCTGGGCACCTCGCTGCTCTTCTTCGGCCTCTTCGTGGTCATGCTGTACGTCGCCACCGAGCGCACCAGCTGGATCGTCTTCGGTCTGCTGCTGAGCGCCGGCGGCGCGGTCGCGGTGGCCACCTTCGAATCCCATGTCCAGGTGCGCGTCCACAACTGGCTCAACCCGCTGGAGCTGCAGAACGGCGGTGTGACGGAGACCGCGCAGTCGATGTACTCCTTCGGCTCCGGCGGCCTGATGGGGTCCGGCCTGGGACAGGGCTACTCGCGGCTCATCGGCGGCATCGCCCCGAAGAGCGACTACATCCTCGCCACCGTCGGCGAGGAGATCGGCCTGGCCGGTCTGATGGCGATCCTGCTGCTGTACGGCCTGCTCATCGAGCGCGGCATCCGTACGGCGCTGGCCGCCCGCGACCCGTTCGGCAAGCTGCTGGCGGTCGGTCTCTCCGGCGCCTTCGCGCTGCAGGTCTTCGTCGTCGCCGGCGGTGTGACGGGCCTGATCCCGCTGACCGGCATGACGATGCCGTTCCTGGCACAGGGCGGTTCGTCCGTGATCGCCAACTGGGCGCTGGTGGGCATCCTGCTGCGGATCAGTGACACCGCGCGCCGTCCCGCCCCTGCTCCCGCCCCGTCCACCGACGCCGAGATGACCCAGGTGGTCCGACCGTGA
- a CDS encoding MFS transporter yields MAKSESAVGGPVARGAVAGSQHHLAEGGLRRPRGGGWPAVGALAAGTFTVVTSEMLPVGLLTPIGRDLGVSDGTAGLTVTVTGLVAAVAAPVLTLLIGRCDRRVVLAALMGTLTVANLLAAYAPNVLVLLAARVLVGLGMGGVWAIASGLAVRLVPERRVAAATSLIFSGVAAASVLGVPAGALVGELAGWRASFVVMVGVCAAVGIALRVLLPPLPAAGAVRLGGVLGLLRRPAVRTGLLVVALLVTGHFAAYTYVRPVLEEVAGARPGQIGTVLLVFGVAGLAGNFVSGTGAARAPRATLLGICAVLAAAVLLVPPMGRAAGVLGAAALVAVWGLAYGGVSVSTQTWLMAAAPDALEASSALFVAVFNGAIAAGALAGGQAADGWGTGGVITLGGVLAAGALLAVALGRGPARGAASAG; encoded by the coding sequence ATGGCGAAGAGCGAGAGCGCGGTGGGCGGCCCGGTTGCCCGGGGCGCGGTGGCCGGATCCCAACACCATCTGGCGGAAGGTGGGTTGAGACGTCCGAGGGGCGGCGGGTGGCCGGCGGTCGGGGCGCTGGCGGCGGGGACGTTCACGGTGGTGACGTCGGAGATGTTGCCGGTGGGGCTGCTGACGCCGATCGGCCGGGACCTGGGGGTCTCGGACGGGACGGCCGGGCTGACGGTGACCGTCACCGGACTGGTCGCCGCGGTCGCCGCACCGGTGCTGACGCTGCTGATCGGCCGCTGCGACCGGCGCGTCGTACTGGCCGCCCTGATGGGCACGTTGACCGTGGCGAACCTGCTGGCCGCCTACGCCCCGAACGTGCTGGTGCTGCTGGCGGCCCGGGTGCTGGTGGGGCTCGGGATGGGCGGGGTGTGGGCGATCGCGTCGGGGCTGGCGGTACGGCTGGTGCCCGAGCGGCGGGTGGCGGCGGCCACGTCCCTGATATTCAGCGGGGTCGCGGCGGCGTCCGTCCTGGGCGTACCGGCCGGTGCGCTGGTGGGCGAACTGGCCGGCTGGCGCGCGTCGTTCGTGGTGATGGTCGGGGTCTGCGCGGCGGTGGGCATCGCGCTGCGGGTGCTGCTGCCGCCGCTGCCGGCGGCCGGTGCCGTGCGGCTGGGCGGAGTCCTGGGGCTGCTGCGCCGGCCTGCGGTGCGCACCGGGTTGCTGGTGGTCGCGCTCCTGGTGACGGGTCACTTCGCCGCGTACACCTATGTGCGGCCGGTCCTGGAGGAGGTGGCCGGCGCGCGGCCCGGACAGATCGGCACCGTGCTGCTGGTCTTCGGGGTCGCCGGGCTGGCGGGGAACTTCGTCTCCGGAACCGGTGCGGCGCGCGCCCCGCGGGCCACGCTGCTGGGGATCTGCGCGGTGCTGGCCGCCGCGGTGCTGCTGGTGCCCCCGATGGGGCGCGCGGCCGGGGTCCTGGGCGCCGCGGCCCTGGTGGCCGTGTGGGGCCTGGCCTACGGGGGCGTGTCGGTCAGTACGCAGACCTGGCTGATGGCGGCCGCGCCGGACGCCCTGGAGGCGTCCTCCGCGCTGTTCGTGGCGGTGTTCAACGGGGCCATCGCGGCCGGCGCACTGGCCGGCGGGCAGGCCGCGGACGGCTGGGGGACCGGCGGCGTGATCACGCTGGGCGGGGTCCTCGCGGCGGGTGCGCTGCTGGCCGTGGCGCTGGGCAGGGGCCCGGCCAGGGGAGCGGCGTCCGCGGGGTGA